In one Phaenicophaeus curvirostris isolate KB17595 chromosome 19, BPBGC_Pcur_1.0, whole genome shotgun sequence genomic region, the following are encoded:
- the LOC138729048 gene encoding ras-related protein Rab-40B-like produces the protein SPLNLVFNFFLIQGVILVYDITNRWSFDGMDRWIKEIDEHAPGVPKILVGNRLHLAFKRQVSTEQAQAYAERLGMTFFEVSPLCNFNITESFTELARTVLMRHGMDRLWRLNKVLSLQDLCCRAVVSCTPVHLVDKLPLPVALRSHLKSFSMANGLNAGMMHGRSYSLTSSNINKRNSLKKAKTIHPPQSPPKNCTRNSCKIA, from the exons TCTCCGTTAAACttagtttttaacttttttttaatacagggAGTAATCCTAGTGTATGATATTACAAATCGTTGGTCATTTGATGGAATGGATCGATGGATAAAAGAAATAGATGAG CATGCTCCTGGTGTGCCAAAAATCCTGGTTGGAAATCGCCTCCACTTAGCCTTCAAGCGCCAAGTGTCTACTGAGCAAGCGCAAGCCTACGCTGAGAGACTGGGCATGACTTTTTTTGAAGTCAGTCCACTTTGTAATTTCAATATTACAGAGTCCTTCACTGAGCTAGCAAGAACAGTATTAATGAGACACGGAATGGACAGGCTCTGGAGGCTGAACAAGG TACTGAGTCTGCAGGACCTTTGCTGCCGTGCCGTAGTCTCCTGTACCCCCGTGCATCTTGTTGACAAGCTCCCTCTCCCTGTTGCCTTAAGAAGCCACCTCAAATCTTTCTCTATGGCAAACGGCCTTAATGCCGGGATGATGCATGGACGCTCATACTCCCTCACATCCAGCAACATCAATAAAAGGAACAGCTTAAAGAAAGCTAAAACCATCCATCCTCCGCAGAGCCCACCCAAAAACTGTACAAGAAACAGCTGTAAAATTGCTTAA
- the LOC138729049 gene encoding glutamine-rich protein 2-like produces the protein MASNTLSQYLDTAFVAPDCHNINFKVLYNLLQAMVQRLGDPPAEVRFKEIKDMKATQARLEMDLQKIQEAQVKSTLQLKQELNELREQQKTGKATLEQLVAQTADQQAQLNDLKEALVTIKKEQVQVQAALSASTNAQEELKSLVKSVKKIQKQVDSSAHHAAEKEEQLKQLQAAVKQLQGDQKQVSSAVVKLQDHVEENKKDIQALFQSVGNIEEDKAEKKDLQQLREEMNSKLDREELGPLTQQVMKLQKILNELRKGASNEPPANAALTKQSLGRRSCLSCDQTLATWQPGL, from the exons atgGCCTCAAACACCCTGTCCCAGTATCTGGACACCGCCTTCGTCGCTCCTGACTGCCACAACATCAACTTCAAAGTGCTGTATAACCTGCTGCAAGCCATGGTCCAGCGCCTGGGAGACCCACCCGCAGAG GTTCGCTTCAAGGAAATTAAAGACATGAAGGCCACACAAGCCCGTTTGGAAATGGATTTACAGAAGATCCAGGAGGCGCAAGTCAA GTCCACTctgcagctgaagcaggagCTGAATGAGCTGCGAGAGCAGCAGAAGACGGGCAAGGCCACgctggagcagctggtggcccagACGGCCGACCAGCAGGCACAG CTGAATGACCTTAAGGAGGCTCTGGTGACCATCAAGAAGGAGCAGGTCCAAGTGCAGGCAGCGCTCTCTGCCAGCACAAACGCGCAGGAGGAGCTCAAAAGCTTAGTAAAGAGTGTCAAGAAGATCCAGAAGCAGGTGGACTCCTCTGCCCACCATGCAGCAGAGAAG gaggagcagctgaaacagCTCCAGGCTGCAGTCAAGCAGCTGCAAGGGGACCAAAAGCAGGTCAGCTCCGCCGTGGTGAAGCTCCAGGACCACgttgaagaaaacaagaaggatATCCAG GCTTTGTTCCAGTCTGTGGGGAACATAGAGGAGgacaaagcagagaagaaggacttgcagcagctcagggaagAGATGAACTCCAAG CTGGATCGCGAGGAGCTGGGGCCTCTCACGCAGCAGGTGATGAAACTGCAGAAGATCCTGAATGAGCTGCGCAAGGGGGCATCAAATGAACCGCCTGCCAACGCAGCTTTGACTAA GCAATCGCTGGGCCGGCGCTCCTGCCTCTCCTGCGACCAGACCCTGGCCACGTGGCAGCCTGGCCTGTAA